The following coding sequences lie in one Rutidosis leptorrhynchoides isolate AG116_Rl617_1_P2 chromosome 4, CSIRO_AGI_Rlap_v1, whole genome shotgun sequence genomic window:
- the LOC139840887 gene encoding uncharacterized protein, producing the protein MSEDGAVWQWRRTPIGSAAGDLVELNNLLSSFRFDRSLKDAWMWSMSSDGMFKVKILASIIDQHILPSSSSQQSTLSNSLVPKKVKIFVWRALLRRLPVRTELDKRGIDLDSVLCQVCDDVVKTVDHSTIFFNQALEIWGQVFKWWDKWSFSTFSVRELFEFNGSSSMLSFGKKVWQAMLWISAYLIWKNRNNKVFQSKCWNSPVALNEIQIISFERISNIWIEREKVRVAFMVTQSEFVSQFRLRRDATFASPCSCIVYYNFVLVSDVE; encoded by the coding sequence ATGTCAGAAGATGGTGCAGTTTGGCAATGGAGGCGCACACCAATAGGCAGCGCAGCAGGTGATCTTGTCGAGTTGAACAATCTGTTATCATCATTCAGGTTTGATCGCAGCCTCAAAGACGCATGGATGTGGTCCATGTCATCAGATGGCATGTTTAAGGTGAAGATACTTGCTTCTATAATTGATCAACATATTCTTCCTTCTAGTTCTTCGCAACAGAGCACTCTTAGCAATAGTCTCGTCCCTAAAAAAGTCAAGATCTTCGTGTGGCGAGCTTTGTTGAGGAGATTACCCGTAAGAACTGAATTAGATAAAAGAGGGATAGATCTCGATAGTGTTCTTTGCCAGGTATGTGACGATGTCGTGAAAACTGTTGATCACTCAACTATTTTTTTTAACCAAGCTTTAGAGATTTGGGGCCAAGTTTTTAAATGGTGGGATAAATGGAGCTTCTCTACTTTCAGTGTTCGTGAATTGTTCGAATTTAATGGTTCGAGTTCAATGTTGAGTTTTGGAAAGAAAGTGTGGCAAGCTATGTTATGGATAAGTGCATACCTCATTTGGAAGAACCGTAACAATAAGGTATTTCAAAGCAAATGTTGGAATAGTCCGGTAGCTCTCAACGAGATTCAAATCATTTCTTTTGAAAGGATTTCCAATATATGGATCGAGAGGGAAAAAGTTCGAGTGGCATTCATGGTTACACAATCCGAGTTCGTATCTCAGTTCCGGCTAAGAAGAGATGCAACCTTTGCATCTCCCTGTTCTTGTATTGTGTATTACAATTTCGTGTTAGTTAGCGATGTAGAGTAG